One window of Hippoglossus stenolepis isolate QCI-W04-F060 chromosome 1, HSTE1.2, whole genome shotgun sequence genomic DNA carries:
- the ddx21 gene encoding nucleolar RNA helicase 2: MPSKIVFDTEDLVQEEEMDTVSEAKALKNKNKEAKKLKKKQQTEEQEEQEDPDCEPPAPKKKKKKDKLAGHEVNGHDEVTDLNDNINGIETPKKKKTKTNTEGDTEKKKKQKKATVEAATNGHSTLKTPVQTPTQTPIPSGEESASDNEKDTETPEQKEGAFSKFRISDVTINKLKARGVTFLFDIQVKTFNPVFDGEDVIAQARTGTGKTFSFAIPLVEKLQRESLPPTRGRAPKVLVLTPTRELAIQVARDFKDVANKLFITCFYGGSSYNPQIDAIRNGIDILVGTPGRIKDHLQNSKLDLSQVKHVILDEVDQMLDMGFAEQVEEILATSYEKDGESNPQTLLFSATCPAWVYQVAKKYMRPECKHVDLIGKKTQKAATTVEHLAIACHWSQRAAVIGDVIQVYSGRHGRSIVFTETKKEANELSMNASIKQSTQTLHGDIPQKQREITLKGFRNGTFEVLVATNVAARGLDIPEIDLVVQCSPPKDVESYIHRSGRTGRAGRPGVCICFYQRKEEDQLRYVENKAGITFRRVGVPTANDIIKSSSKDAVKFLDSVPVTAIGYFRASAEKLIEEKGAVDALAAALAHISGATSLEQRSLLNSDTGFATMTLVCSQEMHNLGYAWRSIKEQLGEDFENHIQRMCFLKGKTGVCFDLPVDKVKQMQEGWKDGRRWQLSAAEELPDLEEKQHNNRGGDRGFGNGNRGDRGGGFRGGRGRSFGGNGGRSNGFRNGGGVGAGRGVHKRSFGEAFDY; encoded by the exons ATGCCATCTAAGATCGTATTTGACACCGAGGATCTGgtccaggaggaggagatggacacCGTCAGCGAGGCGAAAGCCCTGAAG aacaagaacaaggaGGCCAAGAAgttgaagaagaagcagcagacggaggaacaagaggagcaggaggacccAGACTGTGAACCTCCAGcaccaaagaagaaaaagaaaaaagacaagctGGCAGGTCACGAAGTGAACGGCCATGATGAGGTCACAGACCTGAACGACAACATCAACGGTATTGAAacaccaaagaagaagaagactaaGACAAACACTGAAGGAGACACAGAG aaaaagaagaagcaaaagAAAGCAACCGTAGAGGCAGCAACCAATGGACATTCCACCCTGAAAACCCCTGTTcagacacccacacagacaccgATACCATCGGGTGAAGAGTCAGCCAGTGACAACGAGAAAGATACG GAAACACCAGAGCAGAAGGAAGGGGCCTTTTCCAAGTTCAGGATCTCCGACGTTACCATCAATAAACTGAAAG ctcGGGGAGTCACTTTCCTGTTTGACATTCAGGTGAAGACATTTAATCCAGTGTTTGATGGAGAAGATGTAATCGCTCAAGCTCgaacaggaacaggaaagaCTTTCTCCTTTGCCATCCCATTGGTGGAGAAGCTTCAGAGGGAATCATTGCCGCCGACCAGAGGCCGAGCTCCCAAg gtcCTGGTGTTGACTCCAACCAGAGAGTTAGCAATCCAGGTCGCTAGGGACTTCAAAGACGTCGCCAACAAACTTTTCATCACCTGTTTCTACGGCGGCAGCTCATACAACCCACAGA TTGATGCCATCCGTAATGGTATCGATATTTTGGTTGGAACCCCTGGTCGTATCAAGGACCACCTCCAGAACAGCAAGCTTGACCTGTCACAGGTGAAGCACGTCATTCTGGATGAAGTCGACCAAATGTTGGACATGGGATTTGCGGAACAGGTTGAAGAAATTTTGGCTACATCATATGAGAAAG acGGCGAATCCAATCCCCAGACGCTGCTGTTTTCAGCCACCTGCCCCGCCTGGGTCTACCAAGTGGCCAAGAAATACATGAGACCAGAATGCAAACATGTTGACCTGATCggcaagaaaacacagaaagctGCAACAACTGTggag CATCTTGCCATCGCCTGTCACTGGTCACAGCGCGCAGCCGTGATCGGTGATGTCATCCAGGTTTACAGTGGCAGACACGGCCGAAGCATTGTGTTCActgagacaaagaaagaggCCAACGAACTCTCCATGAACGCATCCATCAAACAA agtACACAGACCCTCCATGGTGATATTCctcagaaacagagagagattaCCCTGAAGGGCTTCAGGAATGGGACCTTCGAGGTCCTGGTTGCCACCAATGTTGCAGCTCGTGGATTAGATATCCCTGAAATCGACCTGGTGGTCCAGTGCTCTCCACCCAAG GATGTGGAGTCATACATCCATCGTTCAGGACGTACAGGCCGAGCAGGCAGGCCTGGAGTCTGCATCTGTTTCTaccagaggaaagaggaagaccAGCTGCGCTACGTAGAAAACAAAGCG GGTATCACATTCAGACGAGTTGGCGTTCCCACTGCCAATGATATCATCAAGTCATCAAGCAAGGATGCTGTCAA GTTTTTGGACTCAGTTCCGGTCACAGCTATTGGATACTTTAGAGCTTCAGCTGAGAAGCTGATCGAGGAGAAAGGAGCCGTCGATGCACTCGCTGCTGCCCTTGCCCACATCTCTGGAGCCACAAGTCTGGAGCAGAGGTCACTGCTGAACTCTGATACT GGTTTCGCCACCATGACGTTGGTGTGTTCTCAGGAGATGCATAATCTGGGTTACGCTTGGAGAAGCATCAAAGAACAACTTGGCGAAGACTTTGAGAACCACATTCAAAGAATGTGCTTCCTTAAAGGCAAAACG GGAGTTTGTTTCGACCTCCCAGTTGACAAAGTCAAGCAGATGCAG GAGGGCTGGAAGGATGGTCGCCGTTGGCAACTGTCCGCCGCCGAGGAGCTCCCAGatctggaggagaagcagcacaATAACCGCGGCGGCGACAGAGGCTTTGGCAACGGTAACCGTGgcgacagaggaggaggattcaGAGGCGGAAGGGGACGTAGTTTCGGGGGAAATGGCGGCCGCAGCAACGGATTCAGGAACGGTGGCGGCGTCGGCGCCGGCAGAGGAGTACACAAACGCAGCTTCGGCGAAGCTTTTGATTACTGA
- the mpc1 gene encoding mitochondrial pyruvate carrier 1, translating into MAGIIARKSIDYLKSKDFRDYLMSTHFWGPIANWGLPIAAIADMKKSPEIISGRMTFALSCYSLLFMRFAYKVQPRNWLLFACHLTNESAQLIQGSRLMRYNMEKKKQSQ; encoded by the exons ATGGCCGGGATTATCGCTAGGAAATCTATTGACTACCTGAAGAGCAAAGACTTCAGGGATTATTTGATGAG CACG CATTTCTGGGGTCCTATCGCAAACTGGGGTCTTCCCATAGCCGCCATAGCAGATATGAAGAAGAGCCCTGAGATTATCAGTGGCAGGATGACATTCG CTCTGTCCTGTTACTCACTGCTCTTCATGAGGTTCGCCTACAAGGTGCAGCCACGCAACTGGCTGCTCTTTGCGTGCCATTTGACCAATGAGTCTGCACAGCTAATCCAGGGCAGTCGTCTCATGAGATACAA catggagaagaagaagcaatcTCAGTGA
- the LOC118108610 gene encoding KIF-binding protein, whose translation MASLRSDEWRAICDRFTNAQNLTDVESRKDPENDPFRSKYKARELLREIYSALKCFEAGDGEDQAEEEEEEDGGGGGEQRPAEQPVDGQREDGVGQRGLSGDSPAGLRAAQLGAVEYYLGVNHVDTEELSAGQEHLMNSLKLLDRCRASSDNVSLFINVRNQLGILWAGWDETETAQGFLETAESIYLRYMKEDGSPPTDMTEYFTTEENLLTHQERTKRFELAYTHTMYYLAQVYKNLGQNERAATYCHTTLQRQLKLNEFSPIEWALNAASLSQYYIIKGHYMEGRHCLSAATVVAGLAGEVPSEAAAQESETESECREQLRQKRADIARCWIKYCLNLLQDAKKLLEDNIGELDTDRQEESKRARQQEEEEEEKGRKNALLFGSEDTFDSIASLEEKVCCLCPLDFTEARAVFLVGQNYVTQAKDYFVMDGYVTDHVEILQDYSALFRALAFFEEDLERRCKMHKRRVDMLETICNDLNARYYLMIRRQLMFELAEIYSEMMDLKLMLANRQADTQSLDSHTVKKFNNLCSASAKYFQMFLDSLCSPEGKVPEHLEEEVLRPALVARFRVARLYGRLISSPPSDQLENLDKSLDNYKYVVQYCESHPEAAATVETELELSKEMVGLLPLKINRLKARMATNNSLVD comes from the exons atggCGTCCCTGCGCAGTGATGAGTGGAGAGCGATCTGCGACAGATTCACCAACGCCCAAAACCTGACGGATGTGGAATCACGAAAAGACCCAGAGAACGACCCGTTCCGCTCCAAGTACAAGGCCAGGGAGCTGCTCCGAGAGATCTACTCCGCGCTCAAGTGTTTCGAAGCCGGTGACGGTGAGGAccaggcggaggaggaggaggaggaggacggcggcggcggcggcgagcAGCGGCCGGCGGAGCAGCCGGTGGACGGGCAGAGGGAGGATGGGGTCGGTCAGCGGGGACTCTCCGGCGACTCTCCGGCGGGGCTGCGGGCCGCTCAGCTCGGGGCGGTGGAGTACTACCTGGGCGTCAACCACGTCGACACGGAGGAGCTGTCAGCCGGACAGGAGCATCTGATGAAcagcctgaagctgctggaCAGATGCAGAGCGTCGTCCGACAATGTGTCGCTGTTTATCAACGTCCGG aacCAGCTGGGCATTCTGTGGGCCGGCTGGGACGAGACGGAGACAGCTCAGGGATTCCTGGAAACAGCAGAATCCATCTACCTTCGATATATGAAGGAG gATGGCAGTCCTCCCACTGACATGACGGAGTACTTCACTACTGAGGAGAACCTGCTGACACATCAGGAAAGAACCAAGAG GTTTGAGTTGGCGTACACTCATACCATGTACTACCTTGCTCAAGTCTATAAAAACCTTG gtcAAAATGAGCGGGCAGCCACCTACTGTCACACCACCCTGCAGAGACAGTTAAAGTTAAATGAGTTCAGTCCGATAGAGTGGGCCCTGAACGCTGCCTCACTATCACAGTATTACATCATTAAG GGCCACTACATGGAAGGCAGACATTGCCTCTCAGCAGCTACTGTCGTAGCAGGTTTGGCAGGAGAGGTTCCTTctgaggctgcagcacaggAAA gtgagacagagagtgagtgtAGGGAGCAGCTCAGACAAAAGAGAGCAGATATTGCGAGATGTTGGATCAAATACTGCCTCAACCTCCTGCAGGATGCTAAGAAGCTGCTTGAG GACAACATTGGAGAGCTGGATACTGATCGTCAAGAAGAGTCGAAGAGAGCGAGacaacaagaggaggaggaggaagagaaaggcaGGAAGAACGCCCTGCTGTTTGGCTCTGAAGACACCTTTGACTCCATCGCTAGCCTGGAAGAAAAG GTTTGTTGTTTGTGCCCATTGGACTTCACTGAGGCCAGAGCTGTATTTCTAGTGGGACAGAATTATGTCACACAG GCCAAGGATTACTTTGTGATGGATGGATATGTGACGGACCACGTAGAGATTTTGCAGGACTACAGCGCTCTATTCAGGGCCCTAGCTTTCTTTGAGGAGGATCTGGAGCGACGCTGCAAAATGCACAAACGAAGAGTTGATATGTTGGAGACCATCTGTAATG ACTTAAATGCCCGGTACTACCTAATGATCCGCAGGCAGTTGATGTTTGAGCTGGCAGAGATCTACAGTGAAATGATGGACCTGAAGCTGATGCTGGCCAACAGACAAGCTGATACACAGTCGCTAGATAGCCACACCGTTAAGAAATTCAACAacctctgctctgcatctgcaaa GTACTTCCAGATGTTCCTAGACTCTCTATGTTCTCCGGAAGGGAAAGTTCCGGagcacctggaggaggaggtgctcaGACCAGCTCTGGTGGCTCGCTTCAGAGTAGCCCGACTGTACGGCCGCCTCATCAGCTCTCCACCCTCTGATCAGCTGGAAAACCTCGACAAATCTCTAGATAACTACAA GTACGTGGTGCAGTATTGTGAGTCCCACCCTGAGGCAGCAGCCACTGTGGAGACGGAGCTGGAGCTGAGTAAGGAGATGGTTGGTCTACTCCCTCTCAAAATCAACCGGCTCAAAGCCCGGATGGCAACAAACAACTCGTTGGTTGACTAA
- the srgn gene encoding serglycin — protein sequence MKVLLLLIVSCLALHNGEGAPRSYVYKFLKCNPDGNQANCVTQQTPVRPWRAGLPDKLSPAAAQYLEAASVEYELPVISGQPPQPEEGSAGYEGSASEWPFIADRAFGTAESETGSGESGSDMDLYKGGDKRGMRWLGPSRSVVGGAKPAEQELRDDHLLQL from the exons ATGAAAGTGCTTCTGCTCCTGATTGTCTCCTGCCTCGCCTTACACAACGGGGAAG gAGCACCGAGGAGCTACGTCTATAAGTTTTTGAAATGTAACCCTGATGGCAACCAGGCAAACTGTGTGACCCAACAGACTCCAGTGAGGCCATGGAGGGCAGGCCTGCCGGACAAACTGTCCCCTGCAGCCGCACAGTACCT AGAGGCAGCCTCTGTGGAGTATGAACTGCCAGTGATCAGTGGGCAGCCACCTCAGCCTGAAGAAGGTTCTGCAGGTTATGAAGGCTCTGCATCTGAGTGGCCGTTCATAGCTGACCGGGCGTTTGGGACTGCTGAAAGTGAGACAGGCTCTGGAGAGTCCGGGAGCGACATGGACCTTTACAAAG GTGGAGATAAGAGGGGCATGAGATGGTTGGGGCCCAGCAGGTCTGTGGTTGGTGGAGCAAAACcagcagagcaggagctgaGAGACGACCACCTTCTGCAGCTGTAG